The window AAGGTGCCCGCGACACCGAAGGCCGCGGCCTGCGACTTCGCGTCGGTGAGGAAGGCGGCCAGCTCGGCGGCCTCCTTCGGGTGCTTGGACTGCGTGGGCACGGTCAGGAAGCTGCCGCCCCAGTTGGCCGCACCGCCGGGGAAGACGTTGGCGAAGTCCCAGCCGGTGGTGGCGTCGCCGCCCGCGGCGGTGACCTGGCCCTTCACCACGCCGAGCATCCAGCCCGGGCAGACGAAGGTCGCGAAGGTCTGGTCGGTGAAGGCCTTGCCCTTGCCCCAGTCCCAGGCGGTCTGGTTGGCCGACAGGCCCGACTCGGTGGCGGCGGAGAGGGTCGTCCAGAGCTTCTGGAGGTCCTTGTTGCCGTCGACGTTCAGCTCGCCGTCCTTGGTGTAGTAGCCCTCGGGCTGCTGGTTCACCATGGCGTTCCAGAGGAAGCCGGACTGGTCGTAGAACGCCTTGCCGGTCGCGGCCTTGTACTGCTGGCCGACCTCGAAGTACTTGTCCCACGTGGCGTCCTCGCCGCCGAAGAGCGTCGCAACCTCCTCGCGGTCGGTGGGCAGGCCGGCGGCCTCGAAGGCGGTGCGGTTGTAGCAGAGGCCCTCGGGGCCGATGTCCGAGCCGTAGCCGATCAGGCGGCCGTCCTTGTCGGTGGCCTGGGCGAGCTTCCAGTCGACCCAGCGGTCCTTGATCTCGTCGGCTCCGTAGTCGCTGAGGTCGTTGAACTGGTCGGAGACCTGCATCACGGCGCTCAGCCAGCCCTCCTCGACGGCCTGCACGTCGGGCAGCCCGGCGCCGGCGGCGGCCTTGGTCTGCCAGTCGGTCTTGGCGTTGTCGCCGGTGTCGATGTTGGTGGGCTTGATGGTGATGTTCGGGTGGTCGGCCTCGTACTGCGCGTAGAGGTCGTCGTAGCCCATCGTGCCGAACGTCGTGACGGTCAGCTCGACCTTGTCGCCGGAGCCCCCCGACGACGACGAGTCGCCGGCCGAGCAGCCGGCGGCGAGAAGGGCGATGGCGGCCGCGCCCGCAACGGCGGCTACGGCTTTTGTGCGTCGTGAAAGACTCACGGTCACTCCTTTGTGCGTGTCTATGAGAGCGCTCTATCACGCGACCGTGCGTGCTGTGAGAGCGCTCTCTTGGGATTACCAGGAGCGTAAGCGCGTGGTTGTCCCACGTCAAGGAGGACGGCGGAAAATCGTTCGACGGAAGTTCTCGGGCTGTCGAGCCCGTCCCCCTCATAGGGGACACAAATGAAGATGTGTTGCGATGGACCTCATGCCCCGAAGCAGTACCCGACGTCCTTCCGCTCGCCCCTCCCGCCGCCCGCTCACCGCTCTCGTCGCGGCCTTCGCCGTCGCGAGCCTCGCCCTCACCGGCTGCGCGGCCGGCGCCTCCGGCAGCGGCTCCGGTTCCGGATCCGCCGACTCCGCTGCGGCCGCCGCCCGCGTGGCCCTCGAGGCCGTCTCGCCCGCCACCGGCAGTCTCACCGGGGGCGCCGAGGTCACCGTCTCCGGATCCGGGTTCGACGGCGATTCACCCGTCGCCGCGGTGCGCTTCGGCACCGAGGCCGCACCCTCCTTCGCCG of the Herbiconiux flava genome contains:
- a CDS encoding ABC transporter substrate-binding protein, whose product is MSLSRRTKAVAAVAGAAAIALLAAGCSAGDSSSSGGSGDKVELTVTTFGTMGYDDLYAQYEADHPNITIKPTNIDTGDNAKTDWQTKAAAGAGLPDVQAVEEGWLSAVMQVSDQFNDLSDYGADEIKDRWVDWKLAQATDKDGRLIGYGSDIGPEGLCYNRTAFEAAGLPTDREEVATLFGGEDATWDKYFEVGQQYKAATGKAFYDQSGFLWNAMVNQQPEGYYTKDGELNVDGNKDLQKLWTTLSAATESGLSANQTAWDWGKGKAFTDQTFATFVCPGWMLGVVKGQVTAAGGDATTGWDFANVFPGGAANWGGSFLTVPTQSKHPKEAAELAAFLTDAKSQAAAFGVAGTFPSVTAAQTDPAVTGTNELSTFFNDAPIGEILAQRADGVVAQYKGPDDSVIQSQVFGPAIQQIDSGKADGATAWDNALELLNQLVVNK